The following are encoded together in the Oncorhynchus clarkii lewisi isolate Uvic-CL-2024 chromosome 25, UVic_Ocla_1.0, whole genome shotgun sequence genome:
- the LOC139383649 gene encoding uncharacterized protein, whose amino-acid sequence MTLIITLIMTLIITLIMTLTITLIMTLIITLIMTLIITLIMTLIITLIMTLTITLIMTLTITLIMTLIITLIMTLIMTLIMTLIITLIMTLTITLIMTLIITLIMTLIITLIMTLIITLIMTPIITLIMTLTITLIMTLIITLIMTLIITLIMTLTITLIMTLIITLIMTLIMTLIITLIMTLTITLIMTLLITLIMTLLITLIMTLIITLIMTLTITLIMTLIITLIMTLIITLIMTLIITLIMTPIITLIMTLTITLIMTLIITLIMTLTITLIMTLIITLIMTLIITLIMTLIITLIMTLIITLIMTLTITLIMTLIIQHIPYGNPRQVLQQTAGF is encoded by the coding sequence ATGACCCTGATCATTACTCTGATCATGACCCTGATCATTACTTTGATCATGACCCTGACCATTACTCTGATAATGACCCTGATCATTACTCTGATCATGACCCTGATCATTACTCTGATCATGACCCTGATCATTACTCTGATCATGACCCTGACCATTACTCTGATCATGACCCTGACCATTACTCTGATCATGACCCTGATCATTACTCTGATCATGACCCTGATCATGACCCTGATCATGACCCTGATCATTACTCTGATCATGACCCTGACCATTACTCTGATCATGACCCTGATCATTACTCTGATCATGACGCTGATCATTACTCTGATCATGACCCTGATCATTACTCTGATCATGACCCCGATCATTACTCTGATCATGACCCTGACCATTACTCTGATCATGACCCTGATCATTACTTTGATCATGACCCTGATCATTACTCTGATCATGACCCTGACCATTACTCTGATCATGACCCTGATCATTACTCTGATCATGACCCTGATCATGACCCTGATCATTACTCTGATCATGACCCTCACCATTACTCTGATCATGACCCTGCTCATTACTCTGATCATGACCCTGCTCATTACTCTGATCATGACCCTGATCATTACTCTGATCATGACCCTGACCATTACTCTGATCATGACCCTGATCATTACTCTGATCATGACGCTGATCATTACTCTGATCATGACCCTGATCATTACTCTGATCATGACCCCGATCATTACTCTGATCATGACCCTGACCATTACTCTGATCATGACCCTGATCATTACTCTGATCATGACCCTGACCATTACTCTGATCATGACCCTGATCATTACTCTGATCATGACCCTGATCATTACTCTGATCATGACCCTTATCATTACTCTGATCATGACCCTGATCATTACTCTGATCATGACCCTGACCATTACTCTGATCATGACCCTGATCATACAGCACATTCCGTATGGAAATCCACGTCAGGTTTTACAACAAACCGCTGGCTTTTGA